A genomic stretch from Candidatus Latescibacterota bacterium includes:
- the rplM gene encoding 50S ribosomal protein L13, producing MQKTTILKDGEFEKNWYFIDASGKTLGRLATRIATVLRGKHKPGYSPHMDIGDFIVVVNASKIHVTGNKREDKQYWSHTGYPGGLKLISFKEKMEKDPTFAVKNAVKGMLPHNKLGRRLLKKLKVYGGTEHPHKAQQPEPLEF from the coding sequence ATGCAAAAGACTACAATATTGAAAGATGGAGAATTCGAAAAAAACTGGTATTTTATCGATGCGAGCGGTAAGACGCTTGGAAGACTCGCAACCAGGATTGCTACGGTCCTTAGGGGCAAACACAAACCGGGTTATTCACCTCATATGGATATCGGTGATTTCATCGTTGTTGTTAATGCTTCGAAGATACATGTCACTGGTAACAAGCGAGAGGACAAGCAGTACTGGTCACATACCGGTTATCCCGGAGGGCTCAAGCTGATCAGTTTCAAGGAGAAGATGGAAAAGGATCCCACATTCGCGGTGAAAAATGCCGTTAAAGGTATGCTCCCGCATAATAAACTCGGTAGAAGGCTTCTCAAGAAACTCAAGGTATATGGTGGTACTGAGCATCCTCACAAGGCTCAGCAGCCAGAACCTCTTGAATTCTGA
- the mtnA gene encoding S-methyl-5-thioribose-1-phosphate isomerase: protein MTLIDTVDYTCGRVRIIDQTLLPGKDIRLDLDCVEDVADAIRSLKVRGAPAIGIAAAYGVLLELENILAEGGVDGKGFIFDRASGFDPERVKGLDIGLCRDRLITAIEKLALTRPTAVNLFQALDMMRLAVESEEPSPEAYCGKIAGEAFRIHEEELEVERRIGLNGARLISDGMTILTHCNAGGLATAGLGTALSVIYSASDQGKKVKVFADETRPLLQGARLTAYELEKNGIDTTVICDSAAHPLIASGKVDIVITGADRIAANGDTANKIGTFGLASTCDRFDIPFFVAAPLSTFDPATRSGEGIVIEERSGTELTHFNGTRIVPEGVHIYNPAFDVTPSDLISGIITEKSVIRAPYGENIRQLFISTDK from the coding sequence ATGACCCTTATAGATACCGTGGATTATACCTGTGGCAGGGTTAGGATAATCGATCAGACCCTGCTTCCCGGGAAGGATATTCGGCTCGATCTTGATTGTGTCGAGGATGTTGCCGATGCGATCAGATCGCTGAAAGTACGCGGTGCGCCGGCTATCGGGATAGCTGCCGCATACGGGGTCCTTCTGGAACTCGAGAATATTCTTGCAGAAGGTGGTGTCGACGGGAAAGGATTCATCTTTGACAGGGCGTCGGGATTCGATCCGGAACGGGTGAAAGGGTTGGATATCGGCTTATGCAGGGACAGGCTCATCACGGCAATCGAGAAACTGGCACTGACCAGGCCGACCGCGGTAAACCTTTTTCAGGCCCTCGACATGATGCGTCTGGCGGTGGAGAGTGAGGAACCTTCCCCGGAAGCATATTGTGGGAAAATTGCAGGCGAGGCTTTTCGTATTCATGAAGAAGAACTTGAAGTCGAAAGGCGCATAGGACTGAACGGAGCCCGACTGATCAGCGATGGCATGACTATTCTGACTCACTGCAATGCGGGTGGGCTTGCCACAGCAGGCCTGGGGACGGCTCTTTCAGTTATATACAGTGCCTCGGACCAGGGGAAAAAGGTGAAAGTATTCGCTGACGAGACCAGGCCATTGCTCCAGGGCGCCCGACTCACGGCTTACGAACTTGAGAAAAACGGGATCGATACGACTGTCATCTGCGACAGCGCGGCCCATCCGTTGATAGCCTCGGGAAAGGTGGATATTGTGATCACGGGCGCCGACAGGATCGCAGCAAACGGCGATACAGCTAACAAAATAGGGACGTTCGGGTTGGCATCGACTTGCGACAGGTTCGATATACCGTTTTTTGTGGCGGCCCCGCTTTCCACATTCGACCCGGCTACCCGATCCGGAGAGGGGATAGTTATTGAAGAAAGGTCCGGGACCGAGTTGACACATTTTAATGGAACCAGAATCGTTCCGGAAGGGGTCCATATATACAATCCGGCGTTTGATGTGACGCCTTCCGACCTCATAAGTGGGATAATCACTGAAAAGTCGGTCATCCGCGCTCCATACGGGGAAAACATCAGACAATTGTTCATTTCCACCGACAAATAG
- the rpsI gene encoding 30S ribosomal protein S9 — protein sequence MTKEVFHTVGRRKSAVARVYMTEGSGKLTVNGDSLRDYMKRESLTLLVKQPLEVSNTVDKFDIRATVKGGGTAGQAGAIRLGIARAIILTDDSLRKVLKSGGFLTRDPREKERKKYGQPGARKKFQFSKR from the coding sequence TTGACGAAAGAAGTATTTCATACGGTAGGGAGAAGAAAATCAGCCGTTGCACGTGTCTACATGACTGAAGGCAGTGGCAAGCTGACCGTAAATGGTGATTCCCTCAGGGATTATATGAAGAGGGAAAGCCTGACACTGTTAGTCAAGCAGCCGCTTGAAGTCTCCAATACCGTGGACAAGTTCGATATCAGGGCTACTGTGAAAGGTGGCGGCACAGCCGGGCAGGCTGGAGCTATCAGACTGGGTATTGCGAGAGCGATAATACTTACTGACGATTCTCTCAGGAAGGTTCTGAAATCCGGTGGATTTCTAACTAGAGATCCCAGGGAAAAAGAAAGAAAGAAGTACGGTCAGCCCGGAGCCAGGAAGAAATTCCAGTTCTCCAAGCGTTAG
- the rpsB gene encoding 30S ribosomal protein S2, with product MNVQIKDLLEAGVHFGHQTRRWNPKMKPYIYKEQSGVYIIDLRITLQKLQKAYDMLVDIAAQGKTSLFVGTKRQSKESVKEDADRCDMYYINERWLGGTLTNFKTISNSIAKLDDMEAMEKDGRIEQLSKKERLDLEKHKQKLLKVLSGIRKMQKMPACIIVFDTNKEAIAIREARRLKIPLIGLVDTNSDPNDVDLAIPANDDAIRSIKLFTKTLSDAIIEGRSRYLKNKDFMDNKKKNTPPDNSATSGKKAETQKAKPDAGPEKGKAEK from the coding sequence GTGAACGTACAGATCAAAGATCTGCTCGAAGCGGGCGTTCATTTCGGGCACCAGACACGTCGTTGGAACCCAAAGATGAAGCCCTACATATATAAAGAGCAGAGTGGCGTATATATTATAGATCTCCGTATTACTCTCCAGAAACTCCAGAAAGCATACGATATGCTGGTCGATATCGCGGCGCAGGGAAAGACCTCGCTCTTTGTCGGGACAAAACGTCAGTCGAAAGAGAGCGTAAAGGAGGACGCCGACCGTTGTGATATGTATTATATCAATGAACGATGGCTCGGCGGGACGCTTACAAATTTCAAGACGATCAGCAATAGCATAGCCAAGCTCGATGACATGGAAGCGATGGAAAAGGACGGACGAATCGAGCAGCTGTCAAAAAAGGAAAGGCTGGATCTCGAGAAGCACAAACAGAAGCTTCTGAAGGTACTCTCCGGTATTCGCAAGATGCAGAAGATGCCGGCTTGTATAATCGTTTTCGACACGAATAAGGAAGCGATCGCGATCAGGGAAGCCAGAAGGCTCAAGATCCCTCTCATCGGTCTTGTCGATACTAATAGTGATCCCAACGACGTAGACCTGGCGATTCCCGCGAATGATGACGCGATAAGGTCCATCAAACTGTTCACCAAGACTCTCTCGGACGCGATTATCGAGGGCAGGTCGAGATATTTGAAGAACAAAGATTTTATGGACAATAAAAAGAAGAATACGCCGCCTGACAATTCTGCCACATCCGGGAAAAAAGCCGAGACACAAAAGGCAAAACCGGATGCCGGTCCAGAAAAGGGCAAGGCTGAAAAATAG
- the frr gene encoding ribosome recycling factor, whose translation MDLVDAIFKEAEEHMNKSIENVEAELASVRTGKASPSLLDSIRIDYYGSMVPLNQVANIAIPDPKLITVQPWEKPMVAEIVKAIQSSNLGLNPQSDGNFLRIPLPPLTEERRLELVKTVKHMIEEGKVAIRNIRRDANDKLKKLEKNHEIPEDDHHRYQKEIQELTDKSIEDLDKVSSTKEKEIIEF comes from the coding sequence ATGGATCTAGTCGATGCGATCTTCAAAGAAGCCGAAGAACATATGAATAAATCAATTGAGAACGTTGAGGCAGAGCTGGCCTCAGTCAGGACGGGAAAAGCTTCACCTTCCCTCCTGGACAGTATCAGGATTGACTACTATGGTTCTATGGTCCCACTTAACCAGGTTGCAAATATCGCTATTCCCGACCCTAAACTCATAACAGTACAGCCCTGGGAAAAACCTATGGTGGCCGAAATAGTCAAAGCAATACAGTCATCGAATCTCGGGCTGAATCCACAGAGTGACGGAAATTTTCTCAGGATTCCTCTTCCACCGCTTACGGAGGAAAGAAGACTCGAACTTGTCAAGACTGTGAAGCATATGATCGAAGAGGGAAAAGTCGCGATCCGGAATATTCGAAGAGACGCGAATGACAAATTGAAGAAGCTTGAAAAAAACCATGAGATACCAGAGGACGATCATCATCGTTACCAGAAAGAGATTCAGGAATTGACGGACAAATCTATCGAAGATCTGGATAAGGTGTCCAGCACCAAGGAAAAAGAAATAATCGAATTCTGA
- the pyrH gene encoding UMP kinase has protein sequence MAGRPKVRRLLLKVSGEVFGGIEQSINLDMVEEFASELKDARATGAELAVVAGGGNILRGSMLSGKTVSRVSADYMGMLGTVINALALQGALEKMGIEARVMTPFAIGQVSENFVRRTALYHLSEGRILVLAGGTGNPYFTTDTAAALRAAEIGADVLVKGTKVKGIYDRDPVKNQDATMIEELSYSEVLRDDLRVMDGTAVALCRDNEIPIIVFNIREKGNLNKVLEGEKIGTIVK, from the coding sequence ATGGCAGGTCGCCCGAAAGTCAGGAGGCTGCTCCTAAAAGTCAGCGGAGAAGTTTTTGGCGGCATCGAACAGAGCATTAACCTCGATATGGTGGAAGAATTTGCTTCTGAACTCAAGGATGCCCGCGCGACGGGAGCTGAACTGGCGGTCGTCGCAGGAGGCGGTAATATCCTGAGGGGTTCGATGCTCAGCGGGAAGACAGTCAGCAGAGTATCGGCAGATTACATGGGAATGCTGGGTACAGTGATAAACGCGCTGGCCCTGCAGGGCGCTCTGGAAAAAATGGGAATCGAAGCCAGGGTGATGACTCCTTTCGCGATAGGGCAGGTATCGGAAAATTTCGTCAGGAGAACGGCCCTGTATCATCTTAGTGAGGGAAGGATCCTGGTTCTGGCAGGTGGAACGGGAAATCCTTATTTTACAACTGATACTGCGGCAGCTCTAAGAGCTGCTGAGATCGGTGCGGATGTCCTTGTCAAGGGGACGAAAGTAAAAGGTATCTATGACCGTGATCCCGTGAAGAATCAGGATGCCACAATGATCGAAGAGTTAAGTTATTCCGAAGTACTCAGAGACGATCTGAGAGTGATGGATGGGACGGCTGTTGCTCTCTGCCGGGATAACGAGATTCCGATCATCGTGTTCAATATCAGGGAAAAAGGTAACCTGAATAAAGTACTCGAAGGTGAGAAAATCGGTACTATTGTCAAGTGA
- the tsf gene encoding translation elongation factor Ts, with product MEIAPKLVKELREMTNAGMMDCKKALLETEGNIDEAVKFLREKGLASAAKRAHKEANEGKIFSYIHSNEKLGVMVELNCETDFVAKTEDFIALGKNIAMQVAAASALVVKREDLSAEVIENEKEIFRNQAIQSGKPEKVLDKIVEGKLEKFYHETVLLDQPFIKDDKVTVEELLKETIGKLGENMVIRRFSRFQLGE from the coding sequence ATGGAAATAGCACCCAAACTTGTAAAAGAACTCAGGGAAATGACCAACGCAGGGATGATGGATTGCAAGAAAGCTCTTCTGGAAACGGAAGGGAACATCGACGAAGCCGTCAAATTTCTGCGTGAAAAAGGTCTTGCATCTGCTGCCAAGAGAGCGCACAAAGAAGCTAACGAGGGGAAGATATTCTCTTATATTCATAGTAATGAGAAACTCGGCGTGATGGTCGAACTGAATTGTGAGACCGATTTCGTTGCCAAAACGGAAGACTTTATTGCTCTTGGCAAGAACATCGCAATGCAGGTGGCTGCTGCCAGCGCTCTAGTAGTAAAGAGAGAGGATCTGTCGGCCGAAGTAATCGAGAACGAGAAAGAGATCTTCAGGAATCAGGCAATTCAGTCCGGAAAACCCGAGAAAGTTCTGGATAAAATCGTTGAAGGCAAACTTGAAAAGTTCTACCATGAGACTGTTCTTCTCGATCAGCCGTTCATCAAGGACGATAAGGTGACAGTGGAAGAGCTTCTCAAAGAGACGATCGGAAAACTCGGTGAGAACATGGTAATCAGACGTTTTTCCCGGTTCCAATTGGGAGAGTGA